The following are encoded together in the Halopseudomonas salegens genome:
- the lipA gene encoding lipoyl synthase yields the protein MSEQPSKPVSSGEKFRTEHGIAAIKDGQKQRKQTDEGVSNGPKPKWLRAKMPSGARFEAVKRNVKEHRLSTVCEESHCPNQGECWANGTATIMLMGSVCTRACRFCAVDTGNPNGWLDQEEPANTAKSVELMGLRYIVLTSVDRDDLDDGGAAHYAACVRAIKKRTPQVVVEALTPDFDGVLSAIQAVIDSGLEVFAQNVETVERLTHKVRDPRAGYRKTLDVLAYAKQHRPQVLTKTSLMLGLGETDAEILQTFEDLRAIKVDIVTLGQYLRPTRNHLAVERWVTPEEFNRYRDIGLEMGFMEVASGPLVRSSYRADRVFEKNNLGLAEPARVPGQENSAVIELIPTRTI from the coding sequence ATGAGTGAGCAGCCATCCAAGCCGGTATCCAGCGGTGAAAAGTTCCGCACCGAGCACGGTATCGCCGCGATCAAGGATGGTCAGAAGCAGCGCAAGCAAACTGACGAAGGCGTCAGCAACGGGCCCAAGCCAAAGTGGCTGCGGGCAAAAATGCCCAGTGGCGCCCGCTTTGAAGCGGTCAAGCGCAACGTCAAGGAACACCGCCTGAGCACGGTGTGTGAGGAATCGCATTGCCCCAATCAGGGTGAATGCTGGGCCAACGGCACGGCCACCATCATGCTGATGGGCTCCGTATGCACCCGTGCCTGCCGCTTCTGTGCGGTAGACACCGGCAATCCGAATGGCTGGCTGGATCAGGAAGAGCCGGCCAACACCGCCAAGTCAGTCGAACTCATGGGCCTGCGCTATATCGTCCTGACCTCGGTTGACCGGGATGATCTCGATGATGGTGGCGCTGCCCATTACGCGGCCTGCGTGCGTGCGATCAAGAAGCGTACGCCGCAGGTGGTGGTAGAAGCATTGACTCCGGACTTTGATGGCGTACTCAGCGCTATCCAGGCCGTGATCGACTCAGGCCTGGAGGTTTTTGCCCAGAACGTGGAAACCGTCGAACGCCTGACGCACAAGGTACGCGACCCGCGTGCCGGCTACCGCAAGACCCTGGATGTGCTGGCCTATGCCAAGCAGCATCGTCCCCAGGTACTGACCAAGACCAGCCTGATGTTGGGGCTCGGCGAAACCGACGCCGAGATTCTGCAGACGTTTGAAGATCTGCGCGCCATCAAGGTCGATATTGTCACCCTTGGGCAATATCTGCGCCCAACGCGCAACCACCTGGCGGTTGAACGCTGGGTAACTCCGGAAGAATTCAATCGCTATCGCGACATTGGTCTGGAAATGGGCTTTATGGAAGTCGCGTCAGGCCCGCTGGTTCGCTCCAGCTACCGCGCTGACCGGGTGTTTGAAAAGAACAACCTTGGCCTCGCCGAGCCGGCCAGAGTGCCGGGGCAAGAGAACAGCGCTGTTATTGAGTTGATTCCCACCAGAACTATCTAG
- the lipB gene encoding lipoyl(octanoyl) transferase LipB, translating into MAPPPLRVRDLGLVDYLPTLDAMRKLTAERDADTPDEIWLLQHPRVFTQGQAGKAEHVLAAGDIPIVQVERGGQVTYHGPGQLVVYLLLDIRRRGMGVRELVSLMEQALVDLLADYDISAAPRPDAPGVYVGAAKIASLGLRIRRGCSFHGLALNVDMDLEPFRRINPCGYAGLQMTQMRDQMTGPVAVSEVAERLQGHLQRLLADHDGAA; encoded by the coding sequence ATGGCACCTCCTCCTTTACGGGTTCGTGATCTGGGGTTGGTGGACTATCTGCCGACCCTTGACGCCATGCGCAAGCTGACCGCCGAGCGTGATGCCGATACACCCGACGAGATCTGGCTGTTGCAACACCCGCGGGTATTTACCCAGGGGCAGGCGGGCAAGGCCGAGCATGTACTGGCTGCCGGCGACATACCGATCGTTCAGGTTGAGCGCGGCGGGCAAGTGACCTACCACGGCCCCGGTCAGTTGGTGGTTTATTTGCTGTTGGATATTCGCCGACGTGGCATGGGTGTGCGCGAGCTGGTCAGTCTGATGGAGCAGGCACTGGTCGACCTGCTTGCCGATTACGACATCAGCGCGGCACCACGGCCGGATGCACCGGGCGTCTATGTTGGCGCGGCAAAAATTGCCTCGCTCGGACTGCGTATCCGCCGGGGTTGTTCTTTCCATGGACTGGCATTGAATGTGGACATGGACCTGGAGCCCTTCCGCCGTATCAATCCCTGCGGCTACGCCGGCCTGCAAATGACCCAGATGCGCGATCAGATGACCGGGCCTGTTGCTGTCAGTGAGGTGGCTGAGCGTTTACAGGGGCACCTGCAGCGGTTATTGGCTGATCATGATGGCGCTGCTTGA
- a CDS encoding HP0495 family protein — translation MADTPQAPTIEFPCRYPIKVIGTATDDFTDLVVTVVEQHTSAGDVELVDVRDSKNGRFVSVRIRITATGEEQLQALHLALKSTGRVHMVL, via the coding sequence ATGGCGGATACCCCGCAAGCCCCGACAATCGAATTTCCCTGCCGTTATCCGATCAAGGTGATCGGCACGGCGACGGACGATTTTACTGATCTGGTGGTGACTGTCGTTGAGCAGCACACCTCGGCGGGTGATGTCGAGCTGGTCGATGTGCGCGACAGCAAGAACGGGCGCTTTGTGTCTGTGCGCATCCGTATAACCGCGACGGGTGAAGAGCAGTTGCAGGCGTTGCATCTGGCCCTGAAGTCCACGGGTCGTGTGCATATGGTGCTGTGA